The Xenopus laevis strain J_2021 chromosome 7S, Xenopus_laevis_v10.1, whole genome shotgun sequence genome includes a window with the following:
- the LOC108697171 gene encoding tumor necrosis factor receptor superfamily member 6 isoform X1: MLLSWICLFVALAVERNSASVIHNIEDPTNTNIGNRSVSLRKVFRRDSKCPEGEYPGNKFCCMNCAVGTRVENDCQEEHEKPTCIPCTDGKDYMDKANGYHECLLCRLCDQEHGEEVNFPCTVSRNTVCKCRASYFCRTNSSQDPRSCDHCQQCTQCENGVAERCTETTDAVCKGYRYYWALLILLPLIVLAVCAVFKFVKCMSNTSVRYQPPPLSEPPTPPLEPPTPPLEPYPSYLKDIDLEPYLQDLAGEMFYEQMVQCVRRMCLGDPTIDDIKNNHGQGSEGKYQLLRSWYTQHGQQGAFQKLIESLRECGLNRPAENIINILNSKVPH; this comes from the exons ATGTTATTGTCCTGGATCTGCCTGTTTGTCGCCCTG GCAGTGGAAAGGAATTCTGCATCTGTAATTCATAATATAGAAGATCCCACAAACACAAACATTGGCAATAGATCAGTGTCACTGCGCAAGGTTTTTAGAAGAGACTCAAAATGTCCAGAAGGGGAATATCCTGGAAATAAATTCTGCTGTATGAACTGTGCAGTTG GGACGCGTGTCGAGAACGACTGTCAGGAGGAGCACGAGAAACCCACCTGTATTCCTTGCACTGATGGAAAAGATTATATGGACAAAGCCAATGGCTACCATGAGTGTCTCCTCTGCAGACTGTGTGATCAGGAACATG GAGAGGAAGTCAATTTCCCTTGTACAGTCTCTCGGAATACCGTGTGTAAATGCAGAGCCAGTTATTTCTGCCGTACTAATTCCAGCCAAGACCCCAGGAGCTGCGATCACTGTCAGCAATGTACCCA GTGTGAAAACGGTGTTGCAGAAAGATGTACAGAGACAACAGACGCAGTGTGCAAAG GGTACCGATACTACTGGGCACTGCTGATATTACTGCCACTGATAGTACTGGCTGTGT gCGCAGTTTTCAAGTTTGTA AAATGCATGTCAAACACCAGTGTCAGGTATCAG CCACCACCCCTATCGGag CCACCGACTCCCCCATTGGag CCACCAACTCCCCCATTGGag ccttatccttcataccttaaag ATATTGATTTGGAACCGTATCTACAAGACTTGGCTGGTGAAATGTTCTATGAGCAGATGGTGCAATGTGTAAGAAGAATGTGTCTCGGTGATCCTACCATAGATGACATTAAAAACAACCACGGACAAGGCTCTGAAGGAAAGTACCAGTTGCTGAGAAGCTGGTATACACAACATGGTCAACAAGGGGCATTTCAGAAACTCATTGAAAGTCTCAGAGAATGTGGCCTCAATAGACCTGCAGAAAATATCATTAATATATTAAACAGTAAAGTGCCGCATTAA
- the LOC108697171 gene encoding tumor necrosis factor receptor superfamily member 6 isoform X2 translates to MLLSWICLFVALAVERNSASVIHNIEDPTNTNIGNRSVSLRKVFRRDSKCPEGEYPGNKFCCMNCAVGTRVENDCQEEHEKPTCIPCTDGKDYMDKANGYHECLLCRLCDQEHGEEVNFPCTVSRNTVCKCRASYFCRTNSSQDPRSCDHCQQCTQCENGVAERCTETTDAVCKGYRYYWALLILLPLIVLAVCAVFKFVKCMSNTSVRYQPPPLSEPPTPPLEPYPSYLKDIDLEPYLQDLAGEMFYEQMVQCVRRMCLGDPTIDDIKNNHGQGSEGKYQLLRSWYTQHGQQGAFQKLIESLRECGLNRPAENIINILNSKVPH, encoded by the exons ATGTTATTGTCCTGGATCTGCCTGTTTGTCGCCCTG GCAGTGGAAAGGAATTCTGCATCTGTAATTCATAATATAGAAGATCCCACAAACACAAACATTGGCAATAGATCAGTGTCACTGCGCAAGGTTTTTAGAAGAGACTCAAAATGTCCAGAAGGGGAATATCCTGGAAATAAATTCTGCTGTATGAACTGTGCAGTTG GGACGCGTGTCGAGAACGACTGTCAGGAGGAGCACGAGAAACCCACCTGTATTCCTTGCACTGATGGAAAAGATTATATGGACAAAGCCAATGGCTACCATGAGTGTCTCCTCTGCAGACTGTGTGATCAGGAACATG GAGAGGAAGTCAATTTCCCTTGTACAGTCTCTCGGAATACCGTGTGTAAATGCAGAGCCAGTTATTTCTGCCGTACTAATTCCAGCCAAGACCCCAGGAGCTGCGATCACTGTCAGCAATGTACCCA GTGTGAAAACGGTGTTGCAGAAAGATGTACAGAGACAACAGACGCAGTGTGCAAAG GGTACCGATACTACTGGGCACTGCTGATATTACTGCCACTGATAGTACTGGCTGTGT gCGCAGTTTTCAAGTTTGTA AAATGCATGTCAAACACCAGTGTCAGGTATCAG CCACCACCCCTATCGGag CCACCGACTCCCCCATTGGag ccttatccttcataccttaaag ATATTGATTTGGAACCGTATCTACAAGACTTGGCTGGTGAAATGTTCTATGAGCAGATGGTGCAATGTGTAAGAAGAATGTGTCTCGGTGATCCTACCATAGATGACATTAAAAACAACCACGGACAAGGCTCTGAAGGAAAGTACCAGTTGCTGAGAAGCTGGTATACACAACATGGTCAACAAGGGGCATTTCAGAAACTCATTGAAAGTCTCAGAGAATGTGGCCTCAATAGACCTGCAGAAAATATCATTAATATATTAAACAGTAAAGTGCCGCATTAA